A genomic region of Gossypium hirsutum isolate 1008001.06 chromosome D01, Gossypium_hirsutum_v2.1, whole genome shotgun sequence contains the following coding sequences:
- the LOC107928105 gene encoding protein FLX-like 1 — translation MSGRNRGPPPIPMKGPPHAGLLPPVHEHPYARGLGPMPPHPVLLDEIREPQFVLGPRGFPPHPAIIEERLGVQLQEIQALLADNQRLAATHVALKQELEAAQHELKQMSHYADSLRAEKDVQMREMYEKSVRLEADLRELEAMRAELVKVNGDIKQLSAVKQDLTGQVQIMSQDLTRLTGELQQAPVLKAEIENLKQELQRARAAIEYEKKGYAENYEHGQVMEKKLISMARELEKLRAEVANAEKRTRAGGGTGANPAVSGYNANYGNPEAGYTGNTYHVNYGMNPVQGGVDVYRQYGPASGSWGAYDMQRAQGHR, via the exons ATGTCTGGAAGAAATCGTGGGCCACCGCCTATTCCGATGAAAGGGCCACCTCATGCTGGATTGCTGCCGCCGGTGCACGAACATCCTTATGCTAGAGGCCTAGGACCAATGCCACCACACCCAGTTTTACTGGATGAAATAAGAGAACCCCAATTTGTGTTGGGTCCTAGAGGGTTTCCTCCTCATCCAGCTATCATTGAGGAGCGTCTTGGAGTTCAATTGCAAGAAATTCAAGCCCTCCTGGCGGATAATCAAAGGCTGGCAGCGACTCATGTTGCGTTAAAGCAGGAATTGGAGGCTGCTCAGCATGAGTTAAAACAGATGTCTCATTATGCAGATTCGTTGAGGGCGGAGAAGGATGTTCAGATGAGAGAGATGTATGAGAAGTCGGTTCGGTTGGAGGCTGATCTTCGTGAACTGGAGGCTATGCGAGCTGAGCTTGTTAAGGTTAATGGTGATATTAAGCAGCTTAGTGCTGTGAAGCAGGATCTAACGGGTCAGGTTCAGATTATGAGTCAAGATTTGACAAGACTTACTGGGGAATTGCAACAGGCTCCTGTTCTGAAGGCTGAGATTGAAAATTTGAAACAGGAATTGCAACGTGCAAG AGCTGCCATTGAATATGAGAAGAAAGGATATGCGGAAAATTATGAACATGGTCAGGTGATGGAGAAGAAATTGATCTCAATGGCTCGGGAGTTGGAAAAGCTTCGTGCAGAAGTTGCTAATGCAGAAAAGAGAACTCGCGCTGGTGGTGGCACTGGTGCTAATCCTG CTGTATCTGGTTATAATGCAAATTATGGAAACCCTGAAGCTGGATATACTGGAAATACTTATCATGTCAACTATGGCATGAATCCT GTTCAGGGTGGGGTGGATGTTTATCGTCAGTATGGTCCTGCTTCTGGTTCCTGGGGTGCATATGACATGCAGAGAGCTCAAGGACATCGCTAG